In a single window of the Ooceraea biroi isolate clonal line C1 chromosome 8, Obir_v5.4, whole genome shotgun sequence genome:
- the LOC105287827 gene encoding geranylgeranyl transferase type-1 subunit beta produces the protein MLPQLAKEKHAKYFRGLLKIMPSDLAEFDSTRLMIAYFALSGLDLLNSLDELGEKGKSEAIDWIYRLQVVGAGSRSGFQISTTIPKDMPEYQCGHLAMTYTGLVTLLILGDDLSRVDRKSIIEGVCSCQNPDGSFTAMVTGCESDMRFVYCACCVSAILDDWSGVDIPKAIDYILRSISYDGGIGQGPGLESHGGSTFCAVASLFLMKKHVNVFDVLTWNRLARLRRWCLMRQDGGFHGRPGKPSDTCYSFWVGATLELLEFFDFSDAEQNKAFILNTQDTIVGGLAKFENTRPDPLHTYLGLCGLSLLGQPGLCTINPELNISQRAYEHLQQIHKKWRSE, from the exons ATGTTGCCGCAACTAGCGAAGGAGaagcacgccaagtactttcGAGGCTTACTAAAGATCATGCCTAGCGATCTGGCGGAATTCGATTCCACCAGGCTGATGATAGCGTACTTCGCGTTGTCTGGTCTAGATTTGTTGAACTCGTTGGACGAGCTCGGGGAGAAGGGTAAGTCCGAGGCTATCGATTGGATCTACCGTCTGCAGGTTGTGGGAGCGGGCTCGCGTTCCGGTTTCCAAATCTCCACGACCATACCAAAGGACATGCCAGAGTATCAGTGTGGTCATTTGGCAATGACCTATACTGGCCTGGTCACCCTACTGATCCTCGGCGATGACTTGAGCCGAGTCGACAGGAAATCTATCATCGAAGGAGTGTGCTCGTGCCAAAACCCGGATGGCTCTTTCACAGCCATGGTGACAGGATGCGAGAGTGATATGAGATTCGTTTACTGTGCCTGTTGCGTCTCCGCTATATTGGACGACTGGTCGGGAGTCGATATTCCAAAGGctattgattatattttacgaagCATT TCATACGACGGTGGTATTGGACAAGGACCTGGTCTCGAGTCACATGGAGGATCCACTTTCTGCGCCGTGGCAAGCTTGTTTCTAATGAAGAAGCACGTCAATGTGTTCGACGTGCTGACATGGAATCGTTTGGCTCGACTGAGGCGTTGGTGCCTTATGAGACAAGATGGTGGATTTCATGGGAGACCAGGGAAACCATCCGATACGTGTTACAGCTTCTGGGTTGGTGCTACGCTTGAACTGCTCGAGTTCTTCGATTTCTCAGACGCTGAACAGAATAAAGCATTTATTCTTAACACCCAAGATACGATTGTTGGAGGTTTGGCAAAGTTCGAAAACACTCGACCTGATCCTTTGCATACATACTTAG GTCTGTGCGGTTTGAGTCTCTTGGGACAACCCGGTCTATGTACGATAAATCCAGAGCTCAATATCTCTCAACGAGCTTACGAACACTTACAACAGATTCATAAAAAGTGGCGGAGTGAATGA